One Xyrauchen texanus isolate HMW12.3.18 chromosome 2, RBS_HiC_50CHRs, whole genome shotgun sequence genomic window carries:
- the LOC127660247 gene encoding ras association domain-containing protein 10-like, with protein MEAEESKISVWVCREEKLVSGLSKRTTCADVIRVLLEEQNLQQCVSTAMLSGSPLSYCIVEKWRGIERILPNKTKILRLWSAWGEEQENVRFVLVKNEASLPSNVPRSAEARVVLSKESPCVYKGTARVTMALSQEKQRRIVRKAFRKLDKINKKRAQTVSKDASSMEKMETLVHLVVSQDHTIRQQIQRIKELDREIDRYEAKVHLDRMKMHGINYVQDTYLVDANSDQTSLGEGDKMSSAEALAQFEEYSQRCEEVIKLQDELAEHEALMESITTEIQEELNQRWMKRRHEELSNKDCETISGEGPLRVTSKTQDNEAGPPKVDVSTENDLLLEEERIRTQLDTSLYIGLRLNTDLEAIRSDLDLTKEIWGTKEKELMDLLEKVNSLDFKEDCEDTDNLKEADTIETDTLMPLKGDSVWVEQARGLSKTCNTNDDDSDTGLSSMHSQDSDITPVCESLV; from the coding sequence ATGGAGGCAGAGGAAAGCAAAATATCGGTGTGGGTGTGTAGGGAAGAGAAGCTCGTGTCGGGCTTGTCGAAGCGCACGACCTGCGCGGATGTGATCCGAGTGTTACTGGAGGAGCAGAACTTACAGCAGTGCGTCTCCACCGCGATGCTCTCGGGCTCGCCACTGTCCTACTGCATTGTGGAGAAATGGAGAGGGATTGAAAGGATTTTACCGAACAAAACGAAGATCCTTCGACTGTGGAGTGCGTGGGGAGAGGAACAGGAAAACGTCAGGTTTGTGTTGGTGAAAAACGAGGCATCTTTACCCAGCAACGTGCCGCGGAGCGCAGAGGCGCGCGTAGTGCTCAGCAAGGAGAGCCCATGCGTCTACAAGGGGACCGCAAGAGTAACCATGGCTCTGTCACAAGAAAAACAAAGGCGGATTGTTCGGAAAGCGTTCAGAAAGCTGGATAAAATCAATAAGAAAAGGGCGCAGACTGTATCCAAGGACGCATCATCTATGGAGAAAATGGAGACCCTTGTGCACCTGGTCGTATCTCAAGATCACACCATCCGCCAGCAGATTCAGAGGATAAAAGAGCTCGACAGGGAAATTGACAGGTATGAGGCCAAAGTTCACTTAGATAGAATGAAGATGCATGGGATAAATTATGTCCAGGACACATATTTAGTTGATGCAAACTCAGATCAAACCTCACTTGGTGAGGGGGACAAAATGAGTTCTGCAGAAGCTCTCGCCCAGTTTGAGGAATACTCTCAAAGATGTGAGGAGGTCATCAAACTGCAGGATGAACTGGCTGAACACGAGGCTCTAATGGAGAGTATCACAACTGAGATTCAAGAGGAACTCAATCAAAGATGGATGAAAAGAAGGCACGAGGAACTTTCAAATAAAGACTGTGAGACCATCTCCGGGGAGGGACCTCTTAGAGTTACAAGTAAGACTCAAGATAACGAAGCAGGACCTCCAAAGGTGGATGTATCTACCGAAAATGACCTGCTTTTAGAAGAAGAGAGAATCAGAACTCAACTTGACACGAGTTTGTACATAGGTCTGCGCTTGAATACAGATTTGGAGGCTATAAGGAGCGATTTGGACTTGACGAAGGAGATTTGGGGGACAAAAGAGAAGGAACTGATGGATTTATTGGAGAAAGTGAACTCTTTGGATTTTAAGGAGGATTGCGAGGACACTGATAATCTTAAAGAGGCCGACACAATAGAAACAGACACACTGATGCCACTCAAGGGAGACAGTGTGTGGGTGGAGCAGGCAAGAGGCCTTTCAAAAACATGCAACACTAATGATGACGATTCTGATACGGGACTCAGTTCAATGCATAGTCAAGACTCAGATATAACACCCGTCTGTGAATCTTTAGTGTAA